A segment of the Penaeus monodon isolate SGIC_2016 chromosome 38, NSTDA_Pmon_1, whole genome shotgun sequence genome:
GTTAATAAGTAATCAAGGTATCAGATTTGATATATTTAGTTTATGAATAGATTCAATTAGTATCCGTCTGTAATACAATTATCATACATTTAGATGAACAATTATAATATCAGTGCTGTTATAGATGgaccattatattgataatattatacattatcaagTTTGTGTCATGTAACGAGACCAGCTGGAAGGAAAAAGTACTTCTACCCGTAAGTTGGTCTTGGAGGCCCGTAAATAGGTCTGGGCGAAGCGTACACAGGAATCTCCAAGGATTCCTCAGACTCGGGTGAAGAGTACACACGCCTTGGCTGGGAGTACACGGGTCTTGGCGGAGAGTACACTGGCCGGCCGTACTCTCGAGACTCAGCTGAGTCATagcgagcctcgccctcgtagctgacatcagccacgtagccggagtcgccgtccacgtagtACGTCACCTTCTGCAgacggcc
Coding sequences within it:
- the LOC119596812 gene encoding pro-resilin-like, with protein sequence MNAKVLLVLGVVGCAVADRRPTYSYSAPESFEYSAESSEAKYDFRWAVKDDYSGNGFGHQESRDGDRTQGSYFVQLPDGRLQKVTYYVDGDSGYVADVSYEGEARYDSAESREYGRPVYSPPRPVYSQPRRVYSSPESEESLEIPVYASPRPIYGPPRPTYG